From a region of the Palaeococcus ferrophilus DSM 13482 genome:
- the rgy gene encoding reverse gyrase, which produces MKAVYREMCPNCGDRISDERLIKKNPCEECLESDVHAHPYFDLLRAVREALAVRGTLKEWERLYTIESQLGEVEKFFIEATGNNFWSAQRTWVRRLLKGKSFSIIAPTGMGKSVFGSFMAYYYALQGKKSYIILPTTPLVKQTVKRLQAFMERTGKEVKLAYFYSGMRKKEKEEMNARIDGGDFEILITSAQFLARKFERLEGFRFDYIFVDDVDAFLKASKNIDRSLLLLGFTQEALDKAWELVRLRKQIGKLLNGRRTEEKEEELKRVNEEIAKKEAELREYMAQKNIGTLVIASATGSARGDRIKLYRELLGFEVGSGRSALRNVEDVYLFPEKSVEEHVEGLLGKLGPGGLVFVPIDQGIAFAEALTARLKEKGFSVELVSARSKKGLEKFENGEVEVLVGMASYYGSIVRGLDMPERVRYALFTGVPKFKFSLDLEGPTIYRVLGLISEIFDFLDDEDRREGERVYARLRRLIRTMPQYELVKIEEALAEGLPLEGYHNHVLDVFRTAVEFLKRVLRKEEVVKRIEEDPFISLKREGDKVFIEIPDVRTYIQASGRTSRLFAGGITKGLALTVVDNVKVFNGMRRQLRWRFPEFEWKSLEEVNLDEVLRQIDEDREKVRLVLEGKLRLEKPDLVKSSLLIVESPNKARTIANFFGQPSRRRIGELVAYEVSIGDRMLTILASGGHMFDLVTNEGYHGVEIKEENGKLFFLPVYDTIKRCRDCGHQFVDWEEKGVCPRCGSKNVRDALENVKAMRELAQEVDEILIATDPDTEGEKIAWDIRNVLSPYTPNIKRIEFHEVTRPAILKAIAEARDVNEARVEAQMIRRIADRWIGFELSTLLQKVFENYNLSAGRVQTPVLGWIIERYRQFNEDKADFTLLTLENDLNVFIEGEKLEDVDKVEVVRVEVEEREINPFPPYTTDALLQDASRFLKFSAPQTMRLAQDLFEAGLCVTPDTLVSLADGRIVEIREAVEKSEDRLLSLNGLRPKEANALKFWEIDWNGPLKVVKLKNGHEVRATPDHGLLVMRNGKLGWVSAKNIREGDYVAFAYNTGHPGKDEYTLLKLLIKLGITDVMAEFEKEYFDSTLAPLVKDRVRTSTKYKYLRKRVLPLYLLQEWGVDDYEPHVKSLYRQRSGSKPIPNFKLDERFWYLFGLVLGDGTLRESKVLIAQTPLKKVRAILEETLPFIHVFETTTQVGFSNSILTEVFRRLGARKGKLHPLVFGLREDYINAMVAGYFDTDGTFSILNDRKGPNFRAILTSKRADVLKMFSVYLYQIGIMNYLREDERTGVWDLVISNRSLERFREKIYPYLRIRRAQFDEAYSIYRSSRRAFEGDLLPVASVFRNLKFGRGAKNRILKETGIDVWNWLKHSEGEIPRDKLTKVLEYAEEGPEKEFLKSLVGAGVTWVRVKEIKEEHYTGKLYDFTTTTENFISNGVVSHNCTYHRTDSTHVSNTGIGIAKEYIADEIGEDYFKPRSWGEEGTHEAIRPTRPIDTGRLLQLIKDGIITLSKPLTSGHFRLYDLIFRRFMASQMTPAKVLYQKATVRAGGREVEVEGYTEVIYDGWSRIKPLPLWKVPPLEEGARLKVKETKTWRAPRVQLYTQGDIIALMKERGIGRPSTYAKIVQTLLSRYYVIETRGKKRLVPTEQGIKVYHYLLSRFRELVSEEKTRQLEELMDKIEEGGLNYMDVLNDMYKEIKIYLP; this is translated from the coding sequence ATGAAGGCCGTATACCGGGAGATGTGCCCCAACTGCGGGGACAGAATAAGCGACGAGAGGCTCATCAAGAAGAACCCGTGTGAGGAATGTCTTGAATCGGACGTTCACGCTCATCCGTATTTTGACCTTCTAAGGGCCGTCCGCGAGGCCCTAGCCGTCAGGGGCACGCTCAAGGAGTGGGAGAGGCTCTACACAATTGAGAGTCAGCTGGGGGAGGTCGAAAAGTTCTTTATCGAGGCCACCGGAAATAACTTCTGGAGCGCCCAGAGGACGTGGGTGAGGAGGCTCCTCAAGGGCAAGAGCTTTTCTATAATCGCCCCAACCGGAATGGGGAAGAGCGTTTTTGGCTCCTTCATGGCATACTACTACGCCCTCCAGGGAAAGAAGAGCTACATCATCCTCCCCACCACCCCACTCGTGAAGCAGACGGTGAAGAGACTTCAGGCATTCATGGAGAGAACAGGGAAGGAGGTGAAGCTGGCGTACTTCTACAGCGGGATGCGGAAAAAGGAGAAGGAGGAGATGAACGCCAGGATAGACGGCGGTGACTTCGAGATACTCATAACCTCCGCCCAATTCCTCGCAAGGAAGTTCGAGAGGTTGGAGGGGTTCAGGTTCGACTACATCTTCGTTGATGACGTTGATGCCTTCCTCAAGGCGAGCAAGAACATAGATCGCTCCCTTCTCCTCCTCGGCTTTACCCAGGAGGCCCTGGACAAGGCGTGGGAGCTCGTGAGGCTGAGAAAGCAGATAGGGAAGCTCCTCAACGGCAGGAGAACGGAAGAAAAAGAGGAAGAGCTGAAGCGCGTTAACGAGGAGATAGCGAAGAAAGAGGCCGAACTGAGAGAGTACATGGCGCAGAAAAATATAGGAACGCTCGTGATAGCCTCGGCAACGGGAAGCGCGCGCGGCGACAGGATAAAGCTCTACCGCGAGCTGCTCGGTTTTGAGGTCGGAAGCGGGAGGAGCGCACTGAGAAACGTGGAGGACGTCTACCTCTTCCCGGAGAAGAGCGTGGAAGAGCACGTGGAGGGGCTCCTCGGGAAGCTCGGGCCAGGGGGGCTGGTTTTCGTCCCCATTGATCAGGGGATAGCCTTTGCGGAGGCACTAACCGCGAGGCTCAAGGAGAAGGGCTTCTCCGTGGAGCTCGTCTCCGCCAGGAGCAAGAAGGGCCTCGAGAAGTTCGAGAACGGAGAGGTTGAGGTCTTAGTGGGGATGGCGAGCTACTACGGCAGCATTGTCAGGGGTCTCGACATGCCGGAGCGCGTAAGGTATGCGCTCTTCACGGGGGTTCCCAAGTTCAAGTTCAGCCTCGACCTGGAGGGCCCGACGATATACCGTGTCCTCGGACTGATAAGCGAGATTTTTGACTTCCTCGACGATGAGGACAGACGCGAGGGGGAGAGGGTTTACGCAAGACTGCGGAGACTCATAAGAACCATGCCCCAGTACGAGCTCGTCAAGATAGAGGAGGCACTCGCCGAGGGGTTACCCTTAGAGGGCTACCACAACCACGTTCTGGACGTCTTCCGCACGGCGGTGGAGTTTCTAAAGCGCGTCCTCAGGAAGGAGGAGGTTGTGAAGCGCATAGAGGAGGACCCCTTCATAAGCCTCAAGCGCGAGGGGGATAAGGTCTTCATCGAGATACCCGACGTCAGGACGTACATCCAGGCGAGCGGAAGGACCTCAAGGCTTTTCGCGGGCGGAATAACCAAGGGCCTCGCCCTCACGGTGGTTGACAACGTCAAGGTCTTCAACGGTATGAGGAGGCAACTCCGCTGGCGCTTCCCCGAGTTCGAGTGGAAGAGCCTCGAGGAGGTAAACCTCGATGAGGTGCTCAGGCAGATTGACGAGGACAGGGAGAAGGTAAGGCTCGTCCTCGAGGGGAAGCTCCGGCTGGAGAAGCCCGACCTCGTTAAGTCCTCACTCCTCATAGTAGAGAGCCCCAACAAAGCGAGAACCATAGCCAACTTCTTCGGACAGCCGAGCAGGAGGCGCATAGGCGAGCTGGTCGCCTACGAGGTGAGCATTGGAGACAGGATGCTCACCATCTTGGCAAGCGGGGGCCACATGTTCGACCTCGTTACGAACGAAGGCTACCACGGCGTTGAAATCAAGGAGGAGAACGGGAAGTTATTCTTCCTTCCAGTTTACGACACCATAAAGCGGTGCCGCGACTGTGGACATCAGTTCGTTGACTGGGAGGAGAAGGGCGTCTGCCCGAGGTGTGGAAGCAAAAACGTGCGCGACGCCCTCGAAAACGTTAAGGCGATGAGGGAGCTGGCGCAGGAAGTGGACGAGATACTGATAGCGACCGACCCCGATACGGAGGGTGAGAAGATAGCGTGGGACATAAGGAACGTGCTCTCGCCCTACACGCCCAACATAAAGCGCATAGAGTTCCACGAGGTCACGAGGCCTGCCATACTGAAGGCCATAGCCGAGGCGAGGGACGTTAACGAGGCGCGCGTTGAGGCGCAGATGATCAGAAGGATAGCCGACAGGTGGATCGGCTTCGAGCTCAGCACGCTCCTCCAGAAGGTCTTTGAGAACTACAACCTCTCCGCGGGGAGGGTTCAGACGCCGGTTTTGGGCTGGATAATCGAGCGCTACCGTCAGTTCAACGAGGACAAGGCGGACTTCACGCTCCTCACCCTCGAAAACGACCTCAACGTGTTCATAGAAGGGGAGAAGCTCGAGGACGTGGATAAGGTCGAGGTTGTCAGGGTTGAAGTGGAGGAGAGGGAGATAAACCCCTTCCCGCCCTACACCACCGATGCACTCCTCCAGGACGCTTCAAGATTCCTCAAGTTCTCCGCCCCCCAGACCATGCGCCTCGCGCAGGACCTCTTCGAGGCGGGTCTGTGCGTCACTCCGGATACACTAGTTAGCCTTGCCGATGGAAGGATCGTGGAGATAAGGGAGGCTGTTGAGAAGTCCGAAGATAGACTGCTATCTCTAAACGGTCTCAGGCCAAAGGAGGCAAACGCGCTCAAGTTCTGGGAGATTGACTGGAACGGGCCGCTTAAGGTGGTAAAGCTCAAAAACGGGCACGAAGTTAGGGCAACCCCTGATCACGGCCTTCTCGTAATGAGGAACGGCAAACTCGGCTGGGTCTCTGCGAAGAACATCCGGGAAGGTGACTACGTTGCCTTCGCCTACAACACCGGACACCCCGGAAAAGATGAGTACACCCTCCTCAAACTTCTGATAAAGCTTGGGATAACGGATGTTATGGCAGAGTTCGAGAAAGAATACTTCGACTCCACCCTTGCTCCGCTTGTGAAAGATCGCGTCCGGACGAGCACAAAATACAAATACCTCCGCAAGCGTGTCCTTCCGCTCTATCTCCTTCAGGAATGGGGAGTTGACGACTACGAACCGCACGTTAAGTCCCTCTACCGTCAGAGGAGCGGTTCAAAGCCCATACCCAACTTCAAACTCGACGAGAGGTTCTGGTACCTCTTCGGTCTCGTTCTGGGCGACGGAACCCTGAGGGAGAGCAAGGTTTTGATCGCGCAGACCCCTCTGAAAAAAGTTAGGGCAATACTTGAAGAGACCCTTCCCTTCATCCACGTCTTTGAAACAACAACTCAGGTTGGCTTCTCGAACTCGATCCTCACAGAGGTCTTCAGGAGGCTCGGGGCGAGGAAAGGCAAGCTCCACCCGCTTGTATTTGGACTTCGTGAAGACTACATCAACGCAATGGTTGCGGGCTATTTTGACACGGACGGAACTTTCTCGATCCTTAATGACAGGAAGGGACCGAACTTCCGCGCGATTCTGACTTCAAAGAGGGCCGATGTGCTCAAAATGTTCAGCGTTTACCTATACCAGATCGGGATAATGAACTACCTCAGAGAAGATGAGCGCACGGGAGTTTGGGACTTAGTAATAAGCAACAGGAGCCTCGAGAGGTTCAGGGAGAAAATTTATCCATATCTCCGGATTAGAAGGGCACAGTTCGACGAGGCTTACTCGATTTACAGATCATCAAGACGGGCCTTTGAAGGGGACTTACTCCCGGTAGCTTCGGTATTCAGAAATCTGAAGTTCGGAAGAGGGGCCAAAAACAGAATATTGAAGGAAACCGGAATTGACGTATGGAACTGGCTCAAACACTCGGAAGGGGAGATCCCAAGGGACAAACTCACCAAGGTGCTCGAATACGCCGAAGAGGGCCCGGAGAAGGAGTTCTTAAAGTCCCTCGTTGGAGCGGGGGTTACGTGGGTCAGGGTGAAGGAAATCAAGGAGGAGCACTACACCGGAAAGCTCTACGACTTCACGACGACCACCGAAAACTTCATCTCCAACGGTGTCGTCTCCCACAACTGCACCTATCACCGCACAGACTCAACGCACGTGAGCAACACGGGAATAGGCATAGCCAAGGAGTACATTGCGGACGAGATAGGGGAGGACTATTTTAAGCCGAGGAGCTGGGGCGAGGAGGGAACCCACGAGGCCATCCGCCCCACCCGGCCCATAGACACGGGCAGGCTGCTCCAGCTCATAAAGGACGGCATCATAACCCTCTCAAAGCCCCTCACAAGCGGCCACTTCCGCCTCTACGACCTCATATTCCGCCGCTTCATGGCATCCCAGATGACGCCG